The following coding sequences lie in one Constrictibacter sp. MBR-5 genomic window:
- a CDS encoding LLM class F420-dependent oxidoreductase, with amino-acid sequence MKLGLSIGYSGAEMALPVERVQRAEELGYDIVWTAEAYGSDAVTPLAYLAAKTQRIRLGTGIMQLAARTPANAAMSAATVDAMAGGGRFVVGLGVSGPQIVEGWYGQPWGRPYHRIKDYVAIMRKVFRREEPVTHEGAEISLPYTGEGALGVGKPLKSILHMNPDIPIYLGTGNAATVRLTGEIADGWLPLGFVPGSLHEYLPWLEEGFARAGGGKSLANFEIAASVHVEVNDDVKTALHKLKPEVALYVGGMGHKDKNFHKEMMIRRGFGDAANRIQELYLAGRKDEATNAVPDEWVDQKSLVGPAARIRQRYGAWADSGATSLTVRTKQDEAVEVMAQAARLNA; translated from the coding sequence TGCAGCGCGCCGAAGAACTCGGCTACGACATCGTCTGGACGGCCGAAGCCTACGGGTCAGACGCCGTCACTCCCCTCGCCTATCTCGCCGCAAAGACACAGCGCATCCGGCTCGGCACTGGGATCATGCAGTTGGCGGCGCGGACGCCGGCAAACGCCGCCATGTCCGCCGCCACCGTCGACGCCATGGCGGGCGGTGGGCGATTCGTGGTCGGCCTGGGGGTCTCCGGCCCGCAGATCGTCGAAGGCTGGTACGGCCAGCCGTGGGGCCGGCCCTACCACCGGATCAAGGACTATGTCGCGATCATGCGGAAGGTGTTCCGTCGCGAGGAACCGGTGACGCACGAGGGTGCGGAGATATCCCTGCCCTACACCGGCGAAGGCGCCCTCGGGGTCGGCAAGCCGCTGAAGTCGATTCTCCACATGAACCCCGACATCCCGATCTATTTGGGGACCGGCAACGCCGCCACCGTCCGGCTGACGGGGGAAATCGCCGACGGCTGGCTGCCGCTCGGCTTCGTGCCCGGGAGCCTGCACGAGTATTTGCCGTGGCTGGAGGAAGGCTTCGCCCGGGCCGGCGGCGGCAAGTCGCTCGCGAACTTCGAGATCGCAGCTTCGGTGCACGTCGAAGTGAACGATGACGTTAAGACGGCCCTGCACAAGCTGAAGCCCGAGGTGGCGCTCTACGTCGGCGGCATGGGCCACAAGGACAAGAATTTCCACAAGGAGATGATGATCCGCCGCGGTTTCGGCGACGCCGCCAACCGGATCCAGGAACTCTATCTGGCCGGACGCAAAGATGAGGCGACGAATGCGGTGCCCGACGAGTGGGTCGACCAGAAATCGCTCGTCGGCCCTGCCGCACGCATCAGGCAGCGCTACGGCGCCTGGGCCGATTCGGGCGCAACGTCTCTGACCGTTCGGACCAAGCAGGACGAAGCCGTCGAAGTGATGGCGCAGGCCGCGCGCCTGAATGCCTGA
- the phaC gene encoding class I poly(R)-hydroxyalkanoic acid synthase, whose translation MAEPQSPSTQADPAELAANFAKIAEQSQRIMTEFLSRNAEEVQATGTDPLGVGRAFMELTGHMLSNPIRLAEAQTQLWQDYMKVWHSAARRMMGESVEPAAAPRKGDSRFKDAAWEENFLFDYIKQSYLVTSRWLQSTVHDMDDGLDDKTRRKVEFYTRQFVDAMAPSNFVMTNPAVLRATVESRGENLVKGLNNLLRDLEAGKGQLKISQTDTAAFQLGRNIAVTPGKVVYQNQLMQLLQYEPTTEEVHKRPLVIIPPWINKFYILDLRPQNSFIKWATDQGHTVFVISWVNPDGDLSAKSFADYMHQGPLAALDAVEKATGERDVNAIGYCLGGTLLASTLAWMAAKGDDRIKSATYFAAMVDFGEPGELEVFIDEDQLRALEDKMNERGYLEGSEMATTFNMLRANDLIWSFVVNNYLLGKDPFPFDLLYWNSDSTRMPAAMHSFYLRNMYQKNALSQPGGVELDGVPIDLGTVKTPTFLLASREDHIAPWHGVYRGTQIYGGPVKFVLAASGHIAGVINPPAANKYAHWTNAKTPADPEAWFAGATEHPGSWWPEWQKWVSRYAGSKVPARKPGDGELKALEDAPGSYVAVKSG comes from the coding sequence ATGGCCGAACCGCAGAGCCCGAGCACCCAGGCGGACCCGGCCGAGTTGGCCGCCAACTTCGCCAAGATCGCCGAGCAGAGTCAGCGGATCATGACCGAGTTCCTCAGCCGCAATGCCGAGGAAGTGCAGGCGACCGGCACGGATCCGCTCGGCGTCGGGCGCGCCTTCATGGAGTTGACGGGGCATATGCTCTCCAACCCGATCCGGCTGGCGGAGGCGCAGACGCAGCTCTGGCAGGACTATATGAAGGTCTGGCACAGCGCCGCCCGCCGCATGATGGGAGAATCCGTCGAGCCGGCGGCCGCCCCGCGCAAGGGCGATTCCCGCTTCAAGGACGCGGCGTGGGAGGAGAACTTCCTCTTCGACTACATCAAGCAGTCCTATCTCGTCACGTCGCGCTGGCTGCAGTCCACCGTTCACGACATGGACGATGGACTGGATGACAAGACGCGGCGCAAGGTCGAGTTCTACACGCGTCAGTTCGTCGACGCGATGGCGCCCTCCAACTTCGTGATGACCAACCCGGCCGTGCTGCGTGCCACCGTGGAAAGCCGCGGCGAGAACCTCGTCAAGGGGCTGAACAACCTGCTGCGCGACCTGGAGGCCGGCAAGGGACAGCTGAAGATCAGCCAGACCGATACGGCGGCGTTCCAGTTGGGCCGCAACATCGCCGTTACGCCGGGGAAGGTGGTCTATCAGAACCAGCTGATGCAGCTCCTCCAGTATGAGCCGACGACCGAGGAGGTGCACAAGCGACCGCTGGTGATCATCCCGCCGTGGATCAACAAGTTCTACATCCTCGATCTCCGCCCGCAGAACTCGTTCATCAAATGGGCGACCGACCAGGGTCACACGGTCTTCGTGATCTCCTGGGTGAACCCGGATGGCGACCTCTCCGCCAAGAGCTTCGCCGACTACATGCACCAGGGGCCTCTCGCAGCCCTCGATGCCGTCGAGAAGGCGACGGGGGAGCGGGACGTCAACGCCATCGGTTATTGCCTCGGCGGTACCCTGCTCGCGTCCACGCTGGCGTGGATGGCGGCGAAGGGCGACGACCGCATCAAGAGCGCGACCTACTTCGCCGCGATGGTCGATTTCGGCGAACCCGGCGAACTCGAGGTCTTCATCGACGAGGACCAGCTGCGCGCGCTCGAGGACAAGATGAACGAGCGCGGCTATCTCGAAGGCTCGGAGATGGCGACGACCTTCAACATGCTGCGCGCCAACGACCTGATCTGGTCGTTCGTCGTGAACAATTACCTACTGGGAAAGGATCCGTTTCCGTTCGACCTGCTGTACTGGAATTCCGACTCGACCCGGATGCCGGCGGCGATGCACAGCTTTTACCTGCGCAACATGTACCAGAAGAACGCGCTGTCGCAGCCGGGAGGCGTCGAACTCGACGGGGTGCCCATCGACCTCGGCACGGTGAAGACCCCGACCTTCCTGCTGGCCAGCCGGGAAGACCACATCGCACCATGGCACGGCGTCTACCGCGGCACCCAGATCTATGGCGGCCCGGTGAAGTTCGTCCTCGCCGCTTCGGGGCACATCGCGGGCGTGATCAACCCGCCGGCGGCAAACAAGTATGCCCACTGGACCAACGCCAAGACGCCGGCGGACCCGGAGGCATGGTTCGCGGGTGCGACCGAGCATCCGGGGTCCTGGTGGCCCGAGTGGCAGAAATGGGTCTCGCGCTACGCCGGCAGCAAGGTTCCGGCCCGCAAGCCCGGCGACGGCGAGCTTAAGGCCCTGGAGGACGCGCCTGGGAGCTATGTGGCGGTAAAGTCCGGGTGA
- the glpX gene encoding class II fructose-bisphosphatase: protein MDRNLALEVVRVTEAAALSASLWMGRGDEKAADQAAVDAMRRALNSLAIEGTVVIGEGERDEAPMLYIGEKVGAGNGPKIDIALDPLEGTTITAKGGPNALAVIAMAEAGGFLNAPDTYMDKIAVGPGLPEGVVDLDRAPEENLRELAKAKGAKPSDLVVCILDRPRHAELIAKIRDAGARIMLISDGDVSGVIATARPGSGVDMYIGSGGAPEGVLAAAALRCIGGQMQGRLLFRNDDERGRARRMGITDFDRKYSMLDLAHGDVMFAATGVTTGTMLQGVRRFAGGAVTHSMVMRSKSGTVRVIEAEHNFTRKTGFDPVDR from the coding sequence ATGGACCGCAACCTCGCGCTGGAGGTTGTCCGCGTGACCGAAGCGGCGGCACTGTCCGCCTCCCTCTGGATGGGGCGCGGTGACGAGAAGGCGGCAGATCAGGCGGCGGTCGACGCGATGCGGCGGGCGCTGAACAGCCTCGCGATCGAGGGCACCGTCGTGATCGGCGAAGGCGAGCGCGACGAGGCGCCGATGCTCTACATCGGCGAAAAGGTCGGCGCGGGGAACGGTCCCAAGATCGACATCGCCCTCGATCCGCTGGAGGGTACGACGATCACCGCGAAGGGCGGCCCGAACGCCCTCGCGGTCATCGCCATGGCGGAAGCCGGCGGGTTCCTGAACGCCCCCGACACCTACATGGACAAGATCGCCGTCGGTCCCGGCCTTCCGGAGGGCGTGGTCGACCTCGACCGGGCACCCGAAGAGAACCTTCGCGAACTGGCGAAGGCCAAGGGAGCCAAGCCCTCAGATCTCGTCGTGTGCATCCTCGATCGGCCGCGCCACGCAGAACTGATCGCGAAGATCCGCGACGCCGGCGCCCGCATCATGCTGATCTCGGACGGCGACGTCTCCGGCGTGATCGCCACGGCCCGCCCCGGTAGCGGCGTCGACATGTATATCGGCAGCGGCGGCGCGCCCGAAGGCGTGCTGGCGGCAGCGGCGCTACGCTGCATCGGCGGCCAGATGCAGGGCCGACTGCTTTTCCGCAACGACGACGAGCGCGGCCGCGCACGCCGGATGGGCATCACCGATTTCGACCGCAAGTACAGCATGCTCGACCTGGCGCACGGGGATGTCATGTTCGCTGCCACCGGCGTCACCACCGGCACAATGCTCCAGGGCGTGCGCCGTTTCGCCGGTGGCGCCGTCACCCACTCCATGGTGATGCGCTCCAAGAGCGGGACCGTCCGGGTGATCGAGGCGGAACACAACTTCACGCGCAAGACGGGCTTCGATCCGGTCGACCGCTAG
- a CDS encoding homoserine dehydrogenase, whose amino-acid sequence MTRPNATPLRIALAGLGTVGTGALKLVATQADLLERRCGRPVVVTDVSARDRTRDRGIPLTGLNWHDDAVAMARTAEVDIVVELIGGADGPAKAVCEAALDAGRHVVTANKALIARHGVALAQRAEAAGFTLAYEAAVAGGIPVIKTLREGLAANRLSRVYGILNGTCNYILSTMRESGRPFEDVLTEAQRLGYAEADPTFDIDGIDAAHKLAILTSLAFGTRVESDAVQAEGIRHVSALDIAFAEELGYRIKLLAIARRTRHGIEQRVHPCMVRSASPIGGVEGVLNAVVAEGDFMPSTVLVGAGAGAGPTASAVVADIIDIARGRITPMFGLPADALEPLTDSPLSMHVGAYYLRLMVIDRPGVLASVARVLGEEAVSIESVLQRGRDPEEIVPLVLVTHDTEEAAMLRAVARIGEHDAVVEPPRLIRIETL is encoded by the coding sequence ATGACACGACCGAACGCGACACCATTACGAATAGCCCTGGCGGGCCTCGGAACCGTCGGCACCGGCGCGCTCAAGCTGGTTGCGACGCAGGCCGACCTGCTCGAGCGGCGCTGCGGACGCCCGGTGGTGGTCACCGATGTCTCGGCGCGCGACCGGACGCGCGACCGCGGTATTCCGCTTACCGGGCTGAACTGGCACGATGACGCCGTCGCCATGGCGCGCACCGCCGAGGTCGACATCGTCGTCGAACTGATCGGCGGCGCCGACGGCCCGGCGAAAGCCGTGTGCGAAGCGGCCCTGGACGCCGGCCGCCACGTCGTTACCGCCAACAAGGCGCTGATCGCGCGGCACGGTGTTGCCCTGGCGCAGCGCGCCGAGGCGGCCGGCTTCACCCTCGCTTACGAGGCCGCGGTCGCCGGCGGCATTCCTGTAATCAAGACGTTGCGCGAGGGACTGGCGGCCAACCGACTGTCGCGCGTGTACGGCATCTTGAACGGTACCTGCAACTACATCCTCTCTACCATGCGCGAGTCGGGGCGCCCGTTCGAGGATGTCCTCACCGAGGCGCAGCGGCTCGGCTATGCCGAGGCCGACCCGACCTTCGACATCGACGGCATCGACGCGGCACACAAGCTCGCCATCCTCACGAGCCTGGCCTTCGGTACGCGCGTCGAATCCGACGCGGTGCAGGCGGAAGGCATCCGGCACGTATCCGCCCTCGATATCGCTTTCGCCGAGGAACTCGGCTATCGCATCAAGCTTCTCGCGATCGCCCGTCGCACACGCCACGGCATCGAGCAGCGCGTTCATCCCTGCATGGTGCGCAGCGCCAGTCCGATCGGCGGGGTGGAAGGGGTCCTGAATGCGGTCGTCGCCGAGGGCGACTTCATGCCGTCGACGGTCCTGGTCGGCGCCGGCGCCGGCGCCGGACCGACTGCGTCCGCCGTCGTGGCGGACATCATCGACATCGCGCGCGGGCGCATCACGCCGATGTTCGGCCTACCCGCGGATGCGCTGGAACCGCTGACCGATTCACCGCTCTCGATGCATGTCGGCGCCTATTACCTGCGCCTCATGGTGATCGACCGGCCCGGCGTCCTGGCTTCGGTGGCCCGCGTGCTCGGCGAGGAGGCGGTCTCCATCGAGTCCGTATTGCAACGCGGTCGCGATCCGGAGGAAATCGTTCCTCTGGTGCTGGTGACCCACGATACCGAGGAAGCCGCGATGCTGCGCGCCGTGGCGCGCATCGGGGAACACGACGCGGTGGTCGAACCGCCACGGCTCATTCGAATCGAAACGCTCTAG
- the recJ gene encoding single-stranded-DNA-specific exonuclease RecJ, producing MQDTLLSHVPPPAGSSAGGAFLGVERSLTGRAWRARPCDERLALALTQRLAVPDIVGRVLAGRCVGVEDAEDFLAPRLRSLLPDPSCLRDMDKAATRLAAAVKAGERVVLFGDYDVDGASSVALLRRFLSATGLETAIYIPDRIDEGYGPNAAAMRQLQQQGATLVVALDCGTTAFEALDAAAAVGLDVIVVDHHVAEVGLPHAHAVVNPNRLDEMPGLGHLAAVGVAFLLAVAVNRLLRDDGWFAERATGAPDLMQWLDLVALGTLCDVAPLTGLNRAFVAQGLKIMGARRNAGLSALADVARLNGLPSADQLGFFLGPRINAGGRVGQADLGARLLTTDDPEEARRIAERLDVYNSDRRALEADVVEAALEQAAAHGDAPITLVAGTDWHPGVIGIVAARLVERLHHPACVVSLTDGVGKGSGRSVPGFALGPAIVAARQAGLLEAGGGHAMAAGFTIREERLDDLRAFLAERLQRELPASAAVARPLDLDGLVTPRAATPDLLDLLDRIGPYGSGHDEPRFALSAARIARADIVGERHVRLRLADAGGGALKAIAFRCVGTPMGDALLAARGAPLHVAGLLRADHWNGNRGVQLIVTDAAHPS from the coding sequence ATGCAGGACACCCTGCTTTCCCACGTACCGCCCCCTGCCGGCTCTTCGGCGGGGGGCGCGTTCCTGGGTGTCGAGCGCTCGCTGACCGGGCGAGCGTGGCGCGCGCGACCTTGTGACGAGCGTCTGGCGCTCGCACTGACCCAACGGCTCGCAGTGCCGGACATCGTCGGCCGGGTGCTGGCGGGACGGTGCGTCGGGGTCGAGGATGCGGAAGATTTCCTGGCGCCGCGCCTGCGCAGTCTGCTCCCGGATCCATCGTGCCTGCGGGACATGGACAAGGCTGCGACACGGCTGGCGGCTGCCGTAAAGGCGGGCGAGCGAGTGGTGCTGTTCGGCGACTACGACGTCGACGGCGCTTCCTCGGTCGCCTTGCTGCGGCGGTTCCTGTCGGCGACGGGCCTCGAAACCGCCATCTACATTCCGGACCGCATCGACGAGGGCTACGGTCCGAACGCAGCGGCGATGCGCCAGCTCCAGCAGCAGGGCGCGACCCTCGTCGTCGCGCTCGACTGCGGGACCACCGCGTTCGAGGCACTCGATGCCGCCGCTGCGGTAGGGCTCGACGTGATCGTGGTCGATCATCATGTCGCCGAGGTCGGCCTGCCCCACGCCCACGCCGTCGTGAACCCGAACCGCCTGGACGAGATGCCCGGCCTCGGGCATCTGGCCGCCGTGGGCGTCGCCTTCCTGCTCGCGGTCGCAGTCAATCGCCTGCTGCGCGACGACGGCTGGTTCGCGGAGCGCGCCACCGGCGCACCCGACCTGATGCAGTGGCTGGACCTCGTCGCACTCGGCACACTGTGCGACGTCGCTCCCCTCACCGGCCTCAACCGGGCGTTCGTCGCGCAGGGGCTCAAGATCATGGGGGCGCGTCGGAACGCCGGCCTCTCGGCACTCGCGGACGTCGCCCGCCTGAACGGCCTCCCCAGCGCGGACCAGCTCGGCTTCTTCCTCGGCCCCCGCATCAACGCCGGTGGCCGCGTCGGCCAGGCGGACCTGGGCGCCCGTCTCCTGACGACCGACGATCCCGAAGAAGCGCGGCGCATCGCCGAGCGCCTGGATGTCTACAATAGCGACCGACGCGCCTTGGAGGCCGACGTCGTGGAGGCCGCGCTCGAGCAGGCCGCAGCCCATGGCGACGCGCCGATCACTCTGGTCGCCGGCACGGACTGGCATCCCGGTGTCATCGGAATCGTCGCAGCACGTCTGGTGGAGCGGCTGCACCATCCGGCGTGCGTCGTGTCGCTTACGGACGGCGTCGGCAAGGGTTCCGGCCGCTCCGTTCCGGGGTTCGCTCTCGGTCCCGCGATCGTCGCGGCGCGGCAGGCGGGACTGCTGGAGGCTGGCGGAGGCCACGCCATGGCGGCGGGCTTCACCATCCGGGAGGAGAGGCTGGACGATCTGCGTGCCTTTCTGGCCGAGCGACTGCAGCGGGAGCTTCCAGCGAGCGCCGCAGTGGCCCGTCCGCTGGATCTGGACGGTCTCGTGACGCCGCGCGCCGCTACCCCCGATCTGCTCGACCTGCTCGACCGCATCGGCCCCTACGGCAGCGGCCATGACGAACCGCGCTTTGCCCTGTCCGCCGCACGCATCGCGCGAGCCGACATCGTCGGCGAGCGGCATGTACGCCTGCGCCTCGCGGACGCCGGCGGCGGCGCGCTCAAGGCAATTGCCTTCCGCTGCGTCGGCACGCCGATGGGCGATGCGCTGCTCGCCGCCCGTGGCGCTCCCCTACATGTGGCCGGCCTGTTGCGCGCTGATCACTGGAATGGAAACCGCGGCGTGCAGCTGATCGTGACGGACGCCGCCCATCCTTCCTGA
- a CDS encoding tyrosine-type recombinase/integrase, whose product MTPRRLPKYVSEFADRHGKIRVRFRRKGQEAYYFTAAPWTPAFMAEYERCLSREAAPAVQPGADRSKAGTMSALIASYYRTAEFTGLERSTQAAYRNAIERFRERHGEKRVAMLERRHVKAIVGGMHATPAAANNLLKRLRTLMRLAVDLGLRPDDPTHGVRGFRTAGDGFHTWTEAEITKFEERHPVGSKARLALALMLCTGQRRSDVVRMGWQHVEGDKIRVRQVKTDAHLILPMHADLLAVLAEAPRGNMTFMVTAYGKPFTPAGFGNWFREQCDAAELPHCSAHGLRKAASRRLAEAGCSHEQIKAVTGHRTDAEVTRYVRAADQSRLAEQAFERMRGADREQPMSNHAGGLDSSVSNVLKMKGK is encoded by the coding sequence ATGACACCGCGCCGGCTACCCAAGTACGTCTCCGAGTTCGCCGACCGACACGGCAAGATCCGCGTCCGCTTCCGCCGCAAAGGGCAGGAGGCCTATTACTTCACGGCCGCGCCCTGGACGCCGGCCTTCATGGCCGAGTACGAGCGGTGCCTCTCCCGCGAGGCTGCGCCCGCCGTGCAGCCTGGAGCGGACCGGAGCAAGGCCGGCACCATGTCGGCGCTGATCGCCTCCTACTACCGCACGGCCGAGTTCACCGGCCTGGAGCGCAGCACGCAAGCGGCATACCGCAACGCGATCGAGAGGTTCCGCGAGAGGCACGGCGAGAAGCGGGTGGCGATGCTCGAGCGCCGGCACGTGAAGGCGATAGTGGGCGGCATGCACGCGACGCCGGCCGCCGCGAACAATCTCCTGAAGCGGCTTCGCACGCTGATGAGGCTGGCGGTGGACCTGGGGCTCCGGCCGGACGATCCGACGCACGGCGTCCGCGGCTTCCGCACCGCTGGCGACGGCTTCCACACCTGGACGGAAGCGGAGATCACCAAGTTCGAGGAGCGGCACCCCGTGGGATCTAAGGCCCGTCTGGCGCTTGCTCTGATGCTCTGCACCGGGCAGCGGCGATCCGACGTTGTGCGGATGGGCTGGCAGCACGTCGAGGGTGACAAGATCCGCGTTCGGCAGGTGAAGACCGACGCGCACCTGATCCTGCCCATGCACGCCGACCTGCTGGCCGTGCTGGCGGAGGCGCCGCGGGGCAACATGACCTTCATGGTCACCGCCTACGGCAAGCCATTCACGCCCGCCGGCTTCGGGAATTGGTTCCGCGAACAGTGTGACGCCGCCGAGCTCCCGCACTGCTCGGCGCACGGGCTGCGGAAGGCGGCTTCCCGGCGGCTGGCGGAGGCGGGATGCAGCCATGAGCAGATCAAGGCCGTGACCGGGCACCGGACCGACGCCGAGGTGACCCGCTACGTCCGTGCAGCCGACCAGTCGCGGCTTGCCGAGCAGGCGTTCGAGCGCATGCGCGGGGCAGACCGGGAACAGCCGATGTCTAACCACGCGGGCGGGTTAGACAGTTCTGTCTCTAACGTCTTGAAGATGAAGGGGAAATAA